Sequence from the Christiangramia fulva genome:
GAACCGAGCCTTGACAACTGATATCAAACTTGTAACCTGGACGGATCTCCTCAACAGTTCTGTTCAGGTCATAGTCAAATCTATTAGTTATAAAATTCCGGATTTGAGATTTAGAACTGCCGCTTCGTGCAAGAAAAACAGCTGCAGCTATAGCCTGAGCTCCTTTGATTCCCTCCGGGTGGTTATGTGAGACCTCCGCAGATCTTTTGGCTTCCTCTAAAACCTTCTCCATATCGTTAAAGGCAAAACCTATGGGACTTACTCTCATGGCAGAACCATTGCCCCAACTTTTATATGGACTTATATCTTCTGAATGCAACCAGGTACCAAACTGGTTCCCATAGCCTCTTCCCGGATATTTTTGACCCCACTTTCGTAATGAGATACCATATGGGAGATCATTAAGAATAGCATCGGCTATTGCTATTGTAAGTACCGTATCATCTGTAAACCGGGCACCAAAATTGAACAACCTAAAGTCTGTGGTCTTGATATTTTTGTGTTCGAAAACTGAGCCTACTATGTCACCTATAATTGAACCTATCATATACAATCATTTTTTTGTGAAAGCTTTTTTTTCCATTTCAAAAGAATTTGTGCGATTTCAAATTCATCCTGCTTACCTGCCAGATCAATAATTCCATCTATTTGACTGAACATTTCCACATACTCAGGAAAATAACCATAGATGTCTCTGTATTCCCGCATTAGTTCATACAGTATGAGGTGAACTTTATATTCCCAGGACACCTCCTCCCACTCTTTTCGGGCAAACTCTAATTGATGATGTTTTTGATAGTCGGAGTAAACGTGATCAATTAAAACATTTCGCTGTTTCCATCCCAATTGCCTGGTTCTGGAACCTAACTCTTCAGTTACTTTCTTTAATTCTTGAAAGCCTTTCACAATTGGTTTTTGAATTTCCAAATAAGAGGAGTTAGAAAATGGATCAGGATCGGACATTAGGCATGTAATAGTGCAGCCCATACATGGAAATGATCTCATGGGTAGCAGTTAATAAAACTCCTCCCTTAGGAATAGAAGAATTCCCTGAAGCATTCCCCTGCTCATCAACGTAGATAGCATCTTCCGGACCTTCAACAAGGCACATTGGCATATAAATCTCACTTTTTTCATAGTGCAGTTTACGAACCTGCATTAGGGCATCCAGGTTATGTTCACTTTTCATCTTAAGATCTGGCTGCTCTTTTTCGGAAATAAATATTCCCTTCAAGGAGGAATCGTCTGCCTTTGAGGTCCTGTGAATGGGGATTTGTAAATACCTGGCATAGCCCATCTTCCCAACCACATAAGGAAACTTGCCATATCCGGGTGGGAAATCACTTTTTTTCTTTGTATTGTTTTCATTAAATTCTTTCATCTTGATCTTTTTATGATTACGTAAATGTTTGCAGTTCTATTATCCATCAAAGCCTTACGGGAAGCTTTATTTTTACTACATATCCAAATACCTAAACAACCGTGGAAATTTCTCTCGGTTAATATTCTTTTCAAAAAGCGAATTCTTGATATTGATTTTATATTTGGCGGGAAATACCTTTTATGATCTGATTTATACTGTTATTTTATATGTCTTCTGGTTGTAAAAGTTCTGTATCAAGAACAAAACTTTCCCCATCTTCGAAATCATAGAGGCCACTAATATTCGGGCTTCCTAGTATGGTAATATCGAATTCATCATAATTTGTATCTAATGTCATTTGAAAATGCTCAATGCATTCAATGGTATGATTTCCTTTAACCAAATATTTATTAATGGTTTCTAAAATTTCAGTTAGTACAAGATTTCGAATTCTTTCATCAACTTGTTCCAAGGAAACTTCCTTGTTTTTATGTTCATTTTCTTTAATTTCAAATCTTTTGATTTTTAGGTTTTTTAGGTTAAAATCTGGTCCCTCTATTTCTATATGAGCATTTTCAAATTGCAACTCCAATTCTTCATCCAGAATCGAACCCAGAGCATCATATATTATTATTTCCTTCGCATATTTTTTTTCTGTCTCATTATACTCAAAATTTTCTACCGCCTCAATTGAAAAATCCTCTGCATTAGTAAATACTAAATGTATTTCCGAGGGAGCACTTCTTGTTTCTTGTAGCCATTGAGAAAAGATATTAGATAAATGTTCATCTAAATCTGAATAATAAAAATTAAATGATGGCGTAAGTTCAGAGCTCCATTCGGAAGTAAATGAAACTTTTAATATCCCCAGGACATCCTCTTTGCACAAGTAATTGATAAGGTCTTTTGAATTCTCAAATTTGATAATAGCCATAGTCTTAATTTTCTTTTATTTATTATTAATAGATCTTACCTTGAATGGTAACCGTCTTTTCTGTAATTTTTACAGAGGAAACTAGAATTAAATATAATTACGAATCATCCTCTTCTATTTCAATAGTACCAATCGGGCCTGACCCTTTCTTCTGCCCACCACAATTGCATTTTGCTGAAAATATTCCCCCAACTTTACCGCATCTGTTTCAGAAATCCCCAGGATCAGGAGACTTTTTTCGGGATTCCAGGAGGGGTCTAATCCCACACCTTCACCTTCCAAAAAAGGATATTCATTCAATTTATCTTTTAAAAGGCAATGGCGTTCTTCATTTTCTTCATCGGGCAGTAATTCTGAAAAAGGATTGTAAGCTGTAACATAGGCCCAACAAGATTGATGATGGTTTTTTAATAAAATATCTAATTGAGGATTTTGTTGACCTATCTTTATACTTATAGGAGGTTCGAAGATATTATAAGATGTATGGTAATAGGCATTTATTAATTCTTGTTTCATAGTCTTTTTGTTATTATTTACAACGTTCAATTGCTTATAATCTAATGCTGATCTTGTCTTTATAGAGCTTTCATTTCTCTCTTCTTTTTCAAAAGATCATTTATCGGAATCTCATAGAGCGTGTTATGCACTGATACAGTAAACTGTAATTTATCCAGATCATAGTTGATAATCCTCAGCTCTCCTAACTTACAATCGGGATAGCACTTTCGCAGGTATGCCTTTAGAATTAACATCAATCGGTTCTCCGGAATCTCTCCCAGACGAACCAGTTTTTTATTGTCAAGTACTACACAATATTTTAGGGAAAAAGTTTTTTCTCCAGAGATTGATGAGGTATCAATGCCACGCTTTTCAAGTTGTTTCCTAAGAGCCCGGATGATTGATGCCCTACCCATTCCCCAATATTTTATTCCAACCTGCTTATTAAGTTTGCTCACAAGTTCAATATCAGTAAGGCTTTCAAATATTCCGTAATAACCCTCGTACTGCAATTGAGAATTGACAAGTCCAGTTTCAAAAGGGGCAATATCTTTTGCTGTTCTGTAAACAACTTTCCTGATTGTATTCACACTTGGAATTCCAGGAATCCAATTTATTTCAATTGGATTGGCATGATTCATTAAAAGGTGCTCATTCCTAATATAATATCCTCGATTTTTAAATTCTTCCAGAACTTCTCGCTGTATTATTTCCGATTCAAGCGAGTTAATATTGATGTGATTATTATAATAGATACATAAGCCTATATCTGAAAGTAAGCGTATATCTTCATCTTCAGGGTTTTCATAATTTCTTTTTATTCTTTTTTTTAAAGGATTACGGATATCCCGGAACATTTTAAGCTCTCTTTCCAGGGAAATCGGCAGTCTATCTAACTCAAGACCTAAGCTTCTTCTGCTTATATCTAAAAGACGGTAAAGCTCCAGAATTTTTTCTGATTGAGATATGCCTAAAAAGCTTATCCAGTCAAGGCTCCTTTCTTTATAACATTCTATTAAGAAGGAACTATAAGCATGCGAGGTTACTTCATGGTACACTTTTGCCAAGGATTCTCCTCTGTATAGGATATCTAATTGTTCCAGGTAGTTCCAAATTTCATACAGATAGAATTTAGGGATTTTATCCTGAGGTTTAATGTCTTCATTTTCAGTTATATTGTAAACTTTCGGGTTCCCTTGTTTCAAAAAATGCTCATCACTTTTGATTTCGAAAGTCTTAACTCTTTTACCATTAGTTATTCTGATAAACCTTAATACAAATTGGCATCCTGAAAGTTGAGATTTACTTAAGACTGCTATTTCATGCCCTTCCAGACTTTCCATTGGAATATTAGATGGGTATGTTTCAAATTGTGTTTCCACAGACAAAGCCAATCTTTCTTCTTCTTTATTACAAAAGTCCTGCAAATCAACTTCTTCTATTAGACCAGATGGAAATCGAAAATTAGGATATCCCCCTGCCAACATTTTAAATTTTAGATATCTCATGAGAAATAATTTGTTTTAACTTTCCTTTTTTAAAGCCGCCTATCATCCCAAACTTTAGGTCGTCCTATTCACCTCCTTTTATTTTTCCAATGAGTTCTTCCAAACTCTTTTGGTTGGAACCTTTAATCCTCTTAGCTTGAGAAAATGTAGTGTTTGAGGTGCCAGTTTATTTAAGTTTAAAGCTTCATTAGAATAGTCTTGAACATATTTCGGGATTAATTCATAAATTTTTCCTGCTTCTTTTCTTTCTTTAGAAGCTGGATGTGTGGATATAATTACAAAATGGTATTCTTTAACAAGGCTGTTAAGAAATTTGCAGAAATGATCAGGTTTAAGCATAAGATAGTATTGATGTTAATAAAACATCATTACGCAG
This genomic interval carries:
- a CDS encoding DUF3293 domain-containing protein, which encodes MKQELINAYYHTSYNIFEPPISIKIGQQNPQLDILLKNHHQSCWAYVTAYNPFSELLPDEENEERHCLLKDKLNEYPFLEGEGVGLDPSWNPEKSLLILGISETDAVKLGEYFQQNAIVVGRRKGQARLVLLK
- a CDS encoding ADP-ribosylglycohydrolase family protein — protein: MIGSIIGDIVGSVFEHKNIKTTDFRLFNFGARFTDDTVLTIAIADAILNDLPYGISLRKWGQKYPGRGYGNQFGTWLHSEDISPYKSWGNGSAMRVSPIGFAFNDMEKVLEEAKRSAEVSHNHPEGIKGAQAIAAAVFLARSGSSKSQIRNFITNRFDYDLNRTVEEIRPGYKFDISCQGSVPESIICFLDSSDYENCIRLSISIGGDSDTIACMAGGIAQAYYKSIGPEIVASARERLPDEMITVIDKYQSLYIN